Proteins co-encoded in one Salarias fasciatus chromosome 4, fSalaFa1.1, whole genome shotgun sequence genomic window:
- the gpatch8 gene encoding G patch domain-containing protein 8 isoform X4 gives MGMGRMEMELDYAEDATEKRRVLEVEKEDTEELRQKYKDQMEKEKAIAKALEDLRANFYCELCDKQYTKHQEFDNHINSYDHAHKQRLKELKQREFARNVSSRSRKGGKKQEKMLRRLHELAEQRKQQDRTPGSGPMFKTTTVAVDGEKAEDIDGVTLESPALTDGVLEGSLADRSGQSSPKPGPTISFSLGKNPSSSPTASAASKVSVSFSFAKKAPVKLETAAAVFADHGEEAMEEEEGQEGEKPAGQEETAICGTDSPKAASAGSEAGEPGGVAAATEETQQPDDGGSLASTLNKLKMMMKKEEGYAGQEPQYYHYIPPAHCRVKPHFQFLLFMKASEQCQSKDDEDEEEAPEEKKAEESSELMETNEAESKAEKEEGPSTAEPETTTTTTTPSPQVKTEEVEEEEEQEEAASTCATDAASNAPVSSPPKAESTQDAVDSNSGPKIPTGPFFPVLSKDESTTLQWPSELLEFTKAQPSLSYSCNPLYFDFKLSRNKGARGGRAAKSLKAGEESDEKGREGTVPTAEADSASKPGTSTDQDKATPKGEPGKNEGEEQKATTGSSAKKKKKKKKHKKSAKHSKRKGKEKAAAGEEAAEGEPAVTQEKPKKKKKHKRKKSKNKAPDQEEATGEDKDKAKPKSEDKAAASSVQLTGGGGGAPASTGTELGKRKRPAKEVPCKSTAEEGGSGKSADKANSSEEHSGPKRPKNDSNASQSASCSTSAQKSPGPGRPPSSESEEEGGSSTQRSRHHRSSPREQRRHHSEESRRSCSRSSRRGERRGSSRRRHHHRGQNSRSRSYSSSSERSSAGSSAYSHRSRSYSDSYSDYSTEGRRRRHSKRSSDSEYERRGSRSRRRSRRHQYSSSSSEDSRSRSRSYSRRKRHRRHHRSSSRSSSSWSRSTSARSWRRSYSRSHSSASRSSSSNKGSPHRRIPRSRGDGDAHRRDFNRSRIYRSQSPRSSSSRGLNRNAHSSGSLGLRPGGSRDAGEQKNSLTARQLLERVQSKKTSDDSGTGSKSGIKIKDPPQGYFGPKLPPALGSKAMLPLFGKLQAGKKPVIPLTRPDDGEKSGAGKDSEADGEVILVEPIREFPPPPPPPAPPVQKVEEAPQSAAAPEETQQPAPEEQAHPEPRPLFEQEPAIMMPQYQGEPGQDPTQNPMMEPLMPDMQQQPPMHAYPAYPPPSMEEDGLEAEEDGLAPLESQPITFTPEEMEKYSKLQQAAQQHIQQQLLAKQVKTFPSAAAAAAAAAAAAANLAPAPPPPALQQIHIQQPTVSVASGTSITTVQHAILQHHAATAAAMGIHPAHPHHPHPAHAQLAQVHHIPQHHLTPISLSPLGPSLGHSLGHSLGHAGLIPAHPTAFLSGQPIHIIPASALHHTPLALHHVPHTALYPTLFTPRPSQAAAAAALQLHPLLHPIFSGQDLQHPPNHGS, from the exons ATGGGGATGGGACGGATGGAGATGGAG CTGGACTATGCAGAGGATGccacagagaagaggagagtGCTCGAGGTCGAGAAGGAGGACACAGAGGAACTGCGGCAGAAATACAAG GACCAGATGGAAAAGGAGAAAGCCATTGCAAAGGCCCTGGAAGACCTGCGGGCTAATTTCTACTGTGAGCTGTGTGACAAACAGTACACCAAACACCAGGAGTTTGACAACCACATCAACTCCTACGACCACGCTCACAAACAG AGGCTGAaagagctgaagcagagagagtTCGCCCGCAACGTGTCGTCCCGTTCCCGGAAAGGTGGGAAGAAGCAAGAAAAGATGCTGCGGCGGCTGCACGAGCTGGCTGAGCAGAGGAAACAACAGGATCG GACCCCTGGTAGTGGACCGATGTTCAAAACCACCACAGTGGCCGTGGACGGGGAGAAAGCAGAGGACATAGACGGCGTGACCCTGGAGAGTCCCGCGCTGACAGATGGCGTCCTGGAAGGATCGCTGGCAGACAGAAGCGGTCAATCCTCCCCAAAGCCCGGCCCGACCATTAGCTTCTCCCTGGGGAAGAACCCCTCGTCGTCTCCGACCGCCAGCGCCGCGTCCAAAGTCAGCGTGTCCTTCTCGTTCGCCAAGAAAGCCCCCGTGAAGCTGGAGACGGCGGCCGCCGTGTTCGCAGACCACGGagaggaggccatggaggaagaggaaggccaAGAGGGAGAGAAGCCTGCGGGCCAGGAGGAAACAGCCATCTGTGGCACCGACAGCCCGAAGGCAGCATCGGCAGGAAgcgaagcaggagagccgggcggcgTGGCGGCAGCGACGGAGGAGACGCAGCAGCCCGATGACGGCGGCTCGCTGGCATCCACGCTCAACAAactgaagatgatgatgaaaaaGGAGGAAGGCTATGCCGGCCAGGAGCCTCAGTACTACCACTACATACCTCCAGCCCACTGCCGGGTGAAGCCGCACTTTCAGTTTCTGCTGTTCATGAAGGCGTCGGAGCAGTGCCAGAGCaaggacgacgaggacgaggaggaggcgcCCGAGGAGAAGAAGGCCGAAGAGAGCTCGGAACTGATGGAAACCAACGAGGCGGAGTCGAAGGCGGAAAAAGAAGAAGGCCCATCAACCGCTGAGCCagagacgacgacgacgacgacgactcCTTCacctcaagtgaaaacagaggaggtggaggaggaggaggagcaggaggaggcggcctCGACATGTGCGACAGACGCAGCTTCTAACGCACCTGTTTCATCCCCTCCTAAAGCAGAGAGCACACAAGATGCTGTGGATTCAAACAGCGGCCCTAAGATCCCCACAGGCCCCTTCTTTCCCGTCCTGAGTAAAGACGAGAGCACCACCCTGCAGTGGCCCTCCGAGCTCCTCGAGTTCACTAAAGCTCAGCCCTCGCTCTCCTACAGCTGCAATCCCCTCTACTTTGACTTCAAGCTGTCCCGCAATAAAGGAGCGCGCGGCGGGAGAGCTGCAAAGTCTCTGAAGGCCGGAGAAGAGTCCGACGAGAAGGGAAGAGAAGGAACTGTTCCCACAGCTGAGGCGGATTCTGCCTCCAAACCGGGAACCAGCACCGACCAAGACAAAGCAACGCCGAAAGGAGAGCCCGGCAAGAACGAGGGCGAGGAGCAGAAGGCCACAACTGGGAGCAGTgccaagaagaaaaagaagaagaagaagcacaaaaaGTCCGCAAAGCACTCAAAgcgcaaaggaaaagaaaaagcagcagcaggagaggaagctgctgaaggagagcCGGCGGTGACACAGGAAAaacccaagaagaagaagaaacacaaacgaAAGAAGAGCAAAAACAAGGCTCCAGATCAAGAGGAGGCGACGGGGGAAGATAAAGACAAAGCCAAACCAAAGTCAGAAGATAAAGCAGCTGCTTCCTCCGTCCAGCTgacgggtggaggaggcggagccccCGCCAGCACGGGGACAGAGCTGGGGAAGAGGAAGCGTCCCGCCAAGGAAGTGCCTTGCAAGTCCACagcggaggaaggaggaagtggAAAAAGTGCAGATAAAGCCAACTCGTCGGAGGAGCACAGCGGGCCGAAACGGCCGAAGAACGACTCCAACGCGTCCCAAAGtgcctcctgctccacctcggCCCAGAAGAGCCCCGGCCCGGGCCGGCCCCCCAGCAGCGAGAGCGAAGAGGAAGGGGGCTCCAGCACGCAGCGCTCCCGCCACCACCGCTCCAGTCCGCGGGAGCAGCGGCGCCACCACAGCGAGGAGTCCCGGCGCTCCTGCAGCCGCTCGTCCAGGCGGGGGGAGCGGCGGGggagcagccgccgccgccaccaccaccggGGCCAGAACTCCCGCAGCCGCTCCTACTCCAGCAGCTCGGAGCGCTCGTCGGCGGGCAGCAGCGCCTACAGCCACCGCAGCCGCAGCTACTCCGACAGCTACAGCGACTACAGCACCgagggccggcggcggcggcactcCAAGCGCTCGTCGGACTCCGAGTACGAGCGGCGGGGCAGCCGGAGCCGCCGGCGGTCCAGGAGGCACCagtactcctcctcctcctcggaaGACTCGCGGTCCCGGTCCCGCAGCTACAGCCGCAGGAAGCGGCACCGGCGGCACCACCGCAGCAGCTCgcggagctccagcagctggagccgcAGCACCAGCGCCCGGTCCTGGAGGCGCAGCTACAGCCGGAGCCACAGCTCCGCCAGCCGCTCGTCCAGCTCCAACAAGGGCTCCCCCCACCGCCGGATCCCCCGGAGCCGGGGGGACGGCGACGCCCACCGCAGAGACTTCAACCGCTCGCGCATCTACCGCTCCCAGTCGCCGCGCTCCTCCTCGTCCCGAGGCCTGAACCGGAACGCGCACTCGTCCGGCTCGCTGGGCCTGAGGCCGGGCGGCTCCCGGGACGCCGGCGAGCAGAAGAACTCGCTCACGGCTCGCCAGCTGCTGGAGAGGGTTCAGTCTAAAAAGACTTCCGACGATTCCGGCACAGGGAGCAAATCCGGGATCAAGATCAAGGACCCACCGCAGGGATATTTTGGGCCCAAACTTCCTCCGGCGCTGGGAAGCAAAGCCATGCTGCCGCTTTTTGGAAAGCTGCAGGCGGGAAAGAAACCGGTGATCCCGCTGACCAGACCCGACGACGGGGAGAAGTCCGGAGCGGGGAAAGACTCGGAGGCCGACGGAGAGGTCATCCTGGTGGAACCCATCCGGGagttcccccctcctccgccgcccccgGCGCCGCCGGtgcagaaggtggaggaggcccCTCAGAGCGCGGCGGCCCCCGAGGAGACGCAGCAGCCCGCCCCGGAGGAGCAGGCGCACCCAGAACCCCGGCCTCTGTTCGAGCAGGAGCCCGCCATCATGATGCCCCAGTACCAGGGAGAGCCGGGGCAGGACCCCACCCAGAACCCCATGATGGAGCCGCTCATGCCCgacatgcagcagcagcccccgATGCACGCCTACCCCGCCTACCCGCCTCCCAGCATGGAGGAGGACGgcctggaggcggaggaggacggcCTGGCGCCTCTGGAGAGCCAGCCCATCACCTTCACCCCCGAGGAGATGGAGAAGTACAGCAAGCTGCAGCAGGCGGCGCAGCAgcacatccagcagcagctcctggccAAGCAGGTCAAGACGTTCccctcggccgccgccgccgccgccgctgctgccgcggcggcggccaacctggccccggcgccgcccccgccggCCCTGCAGCAGATCCACATCCAGCAGCCCACCGTGTCGGTGGCGTCGGGCACGTCCATCACCACGGTGCAGCACGCCATCCTCCAGCACcacgccgccaccgccgccgccatggGCATCCACCCGGCGCACCCCCACCACCCGCACCCCGCGCACGCCCAGCTGGCCCAGGTGCACCACATCCCCCAGCACCACCTCACCCCCATCTCGCTGTCGCCGCTGGGCCCGTCGCTGGGCCACTCTCTGGGACACTCCCTGGGCCACGCCGGGCTGATCCCCGCCCACCCCACCGCCTTCCTGTCCGGCCAGCCCATACACATCATCCCCGCCTCCGCGCTGCACCACACGCCGCTCGCCCTCCACCACGTCCCCCACACGGCGCTCTACCCCACCCTCTTCACGCCCCGGCCCtcgcaggcggcggcggcggcggccctccagctccaccccctcctccacccgatCTTCTCAGGGCAGGACCTCCAGCATCCGCCGAACCACGGAtcctga
- the gpatch8 gene encoding G patch domain-containing protein 8 isoform X3 has translation MQGRTDPVPIILKYDVMGMGRMEMELDYAEDATEKRRVLEVEKEDTEELRQKYKDQMEKEKAIAKALEDLRANFYCELCDKQYTKHQEFDNHINSYDHAHKQRLKELKQREFARNVSSRSRKGGKKQEKMLRRLHELAEQRKQQDRTPGSGPMFKTTTVAVDGEKAEDIDGVTLESPALTDGVLEGSLADRSGQSSPKPGPTISFSLGKNPSSSPTASAASKVSVSFSFAKKAPVKLETAAAVFADHGEEAMEEEEGQEGEKPAGQEETAICGTDSPKAASAGSEAGEPGGVAAATEETQQPDDGGSLASTLNKLKMMMKKEEGYAGQEPQYYHYIPPAHCRVKPHFQFLLFMKASEQCQSKDDEDEEEAPEEKKAEESSELMETNEAESKAEKEEGPSTAEPETTTTTTTPSPQVKTEEVEEEEEQEEAASTCATDAASNAPVSSPPKAESTQDAVDSNSGPKIPTGPFFPVLSKDESTTLQWPSELLEFTKAQPSLSYSCNPLYFDFKLSRNKGARGGRAAKSLKAGEESDEKGREGTVPTAEADSASKPGTSTDQDKATPKGEPGKNEGEEQKATTGSSAKKKKKKKKHKKSAKHSKRKGKEKAAAGEEAAEGEPAVTQEKPKKKKKHKRKKSKNKAPDQEEATGEDKDKAKPKSEDKAAASSVQLTGGGGGAPASTGTELGKRKRPAKEVPCKSTAEEGGSGKSADKANSSEEHSGPKRPKNDSNASQSASCSTSAQKSPGPGRPPSSESEEEGGSSTQRSRHHRSSPREQRRHHSEESRRSCSRSSRRGERRGSSRRRHHHRGQNSRSRSYSSSSERSSAGSSAYSHRSRSYSDSYSDYSTEGRRRRHSKRSSDSEYERRGSRSRRRSRRHQYSSSSSEDSRSRSRSYSRRKRHRRHHRSSSRSSSSWSRSTSARSWRRSYSRSHSSASRSSSSNKGSPHRRIPRSRGDGDAHRRDFNRSRIYRSQSPRSSSSRGLNRNAHSSGSLGLRPGGSRDAGEQKNSLTARQLLERVQSKKTSDDSGTGSKSGIKIKDPPQGYFGPKLPPALGSKAMLPLFGKLQAGKKPVIPLTRPDDGEKSGAGKDSEADGEVILVEPIREFPPPPPPPAPPVQKVEEAPQSAAAPEETQQPAPEEQAHPEPRPLFEQEPAIMMPQYQGEPGQDPTQNPMMEPLMPDMQQQPPMHAYPAYPPPSMEEDGLEAEEDGLAPLESQPITFTPEEMEKYSKLQQAAQQHIQQQLLAKQVKTFPSAAAAAAAAAAAAANLAPAPPPPALQQIHIQQPTVSVASGTSITTVQHAILQHHAATAAAMGIHPAHPHHPHPAHAQLAQVHHIPQHHLTPISLSPLGPSLGHSLGHSLGHAGLIPAHPTAFLSGQPIHIIPASALHHTPLALHHVPHTALYPTLFTPRPSQAAAAAALQLHPLLHPIFSGQDLQHPPNHGS, from the exons ATGCAGG GACGCACCGACCCTGTGCCCATCATCCTTAAGTATGATGTTATGGGGATGGGACGGATGGAGATGGAG CTGGACTATGCAGAGGATGccacagagaagaggagagtGCTCGAGGTCGAGAAGGAGGACACAGAGGAACTGCGGCAGAAATACAAG GACCAGATGGAAAAGGAGAAAGCCATTGCAAAGGCCCTGGAAGACCTGCGGGCTAATTTCTACTGTGAGCTGTGTGACAAACAGTACACCAAACACCAGGAGTTTGACAACCACATCAACTCCTACGACCACGCTCACAAACAG AGGCTGAaagagctgaagcagagagagtTCGCCCGCAACGTGTCGTCCCGTTCCCGGAAAGGTGGGAAGAAGCAAGAAAAGATGCTGCGGCGGCTGCACGAGCTGGCTGAGCAGAGGAAACAACAGGATCG GACCCCTGGTAGTGGACCGATGTTCAAAACCACCACAGTGGCCGTGGACGGGGAGAAAGCAGAGGACATAGACGGCGTGACCCTGGAGAGTCCCGCGCTGACAGATGGCGTCCTGGAAGGATCGCTGGCAGACAGAAGCGGTCAATCCTCCCCAAAGCCCGGCCCGACCATTAGCTTCTCCCTGGGGAAGAACCCCTCGTCGTCTCCGACCGCCAGCGCCGCGTCCAAAGTCAGCGTGTCCTTCTCGTTCGCCAAGAAAGCCCCCGTGAAGCTGGAGACGGCGGCCGCCGTGTTCGCAGACCACGGagaggaggccatggaggaagaggaaggccaAGAGGGAGAGAAGCCTGCGGGCCAGGAGGAAACAGCCATCTGTGGCACCGACAGCCCGAAGGCAGCATCGGCAGGAAgcgaagcaggagagccgggcggcgTGGCGGCAGCGACGGAGGAGACGCAGCAGCCCGATGACGGCGGCTCGCTGGCATCCACGCTCAACAAactgaagatgatgatgaaaaaGGAGGAAGGCTATGCCGGCCAGGAGCCTCAGTACTACCACTACATACCTCCAGCCCACTGCCGGGTGAAGCCGCACTTTCAGTTTCTGCTGTTCATGAAGGCGTCGGAGCAGTGCCAGAGCaaggacgacgaggacgaggaggaggcgcCCGAGGAGAAGAAGGCCGAAGAGAGCTCGGAACTGATGGAAACCAACGAGGCGGAGTCGAAGGCGGAAAAAGAAGAAGGCCCATCAACCGCTGAGCCagagacgacgacgacgacgacgactcCTTCacctcaagtgaaaacagaggaggtggaggaggaggaggagcaggaggaggcggcctCGACATGTGCGACAGACGCAGCTTCTAACGCACCTGTTTCATCCCCTCCTAAAGCAGAGAGCACACAAGATGCTGTGGATTCAAACAGCGGCCCTAAGATCCCCACAGGCCCCTTCTTTCCCGTCCTGAGTAAAGACGAGAGCACCACCCTGCAGTGGCCCTCCGAGCTCCTCGAGTTCACTAAAGCTCAGCCCTCGCTCTCCTACAGCTGCAATCCCCTCTACTTTGACTTCAAGCTGTCCCGCAATAAAGGAGCGCGCGGCGGGAGAGCTGCAAAGTCTCTGAAGGCCGGAGAAGAGTCCGACGAGAAGGGAAGAGAAGGAACTGTTCCCACAGCTGAGGCGGATTCTGCCTCCAAACCGGGAACCAGCACCGACCAAGACAAAGCAACGCCGAAAGGAGAGCCCGGCAAGAACGAGGGCGAGGAGCAGAAGGCCACAACTGGGAGCAGTgccaagaagaaaaagaagaagaagaagcacaaaaaGTCCGCAAAGCACTCAAAgcgcaaaggaaaagaaaaagcagcagcaggagaggaagctgctgaaggagagcCGGCGGTGACACAGGAAAaacccaagaagaagaagaaacacaaacgaAAGAAGAGCAAAAACAAGGCTCCAGATCAAGAGGAGGCGACGGGGGAAGATAAAGACAAAGCCAAACCAAAGTCAGAAGATAAAGCAGCTGCTTCCTCCGTCCAGCTgacgggtggaggaggcggagccccCGCCAGCACGGGGACAGAGCTGGGGAAGAGGAAGCGTCCCGCCAAGGAAGTGCCTTGCAAGTCCACagcggaggaaggaggaagtggAAAAAGTGCAGATAAAGCCAACTCGTCGGAGGAGCACAGCGGGCCGAAACGGCCGAAGAACGACTCCAACGCGTCCCAAAGtgcctcctgctccacctcggCCCAGAAGAGCCCCGGCCCGGGCCGGCCCCCCAGCAGCGAGAGCGAAGAGGAAGGGGGCTCCAGCACGCAGCGCTCCCGCCACCACCGCTCCAGTCCGCGGGAGCAGCGGCGCCACCACAGCGAGGAGTCCCGGCGCTCCTGCAGCCGCTCGTCCAGGCGGGGGGAGCGGCGGGggagcagccgccgccgccaccaccaccggGGCCAGAACTCCCGCAGCCGCTCCTACTCCAGCAGCTCGGAGCGCTCGTCGGCGGGCAGCAGCGCCTACAGCCACCGCAGCCGCAGCTACTCCGACAGCTACAGCGACTACAGCACCgagggccggcggcggcggcactcCAAGCGCTCGTCGGACTCCGAGTACGAGCGGCGGGGCAGCCGGAGCCGCCGGCGGTCCAGGAGGCACCagtactcctcctcctcctcggaaGACTCGCGGTCCCGGTCCCGCAGCTACAGCCGCAGGAAGCGGCACCGGCGGCACCACCGCAGCAGCTCgcggagctccagcagctggagccgcAGCACCAGCGCCCGGTCCTGGAGGCGCAGCTACAGCCGGAGCCACAGCTCCGCCAGCCGCTCGTCCAGCTCCAACAAGGGCTCCCCCCACCGCCGGATCCCCCGGAGCCGGGGGGACGGCGACGCCCACCGCAGAGACTTCAACCGCTCGCGCATCTACCGCTCCCAGTCGCCGCGCTCCTCCTCGTCCCGAGGCCTGAACCGGAACGCGCACTCGTCCGGCTCGCTGGGCCTGAGGCCGGGCGGCTCCCGGGACGCCGGCGAGCAGAAGAACTCGCTCACGGCTCGCCAGCTGCTGGAGAGGGTTCAGTCTAAAAAGACTTCCGACGATTCCGGCACAGGGAGCAAATCCGGGATCAAGATCAAGGACCCACCGCAGGGATATTTTGGGCCCAAACTTCCTCCGGCGCTGGGAAGCAAAGCCATGCTGCCGCTTTTTGGAAAGCTGCAGGCGGGAAAGAAACCGGTGATCCCGCTGACCAGACCCGACGACGGGGAGAAGTCCGGAGCGGGGAAAGACTCGGAGGCCGACGGAGAGGTCATCCTGGTGGAACCCATCCGGGagttcccccctcctccgccgcccccgGCGCCGCCGGtgcagaaggtggaggaggcccCTCAGAGCGCGGCGGCCCCCGAGGAGACGCAGCAGCCCGCCCCGGAGGAGCAGGCGCACCCAGAACCCCGGCCTCTGTTCGAGCAGGAGCCCGCCATCATGATGCCCCAGTACCAGGGAGAGCCGGGGCAGGACCCCACCCAGAACCCCATGATGGAGCCGCTCATGCCCgacatgcagcagcagcccccgATGCACGCCTACCCCGCCTACCCGCCTCCCAGCATGGAGGAGGACGgcctggaggcggaggaggacggcCTGGCGCCTCTGGAGAGCCAGCCCATCACCTTCACCCCCGAGGAGATGGAGAAGTACAGCAAGCTGCAGCAGGCGGCGCAGCAgcacatccagcagcagctcctggccAAGCAGGTCAAGACGTTCccctcggccgccgccgccgccgccgctgctgccgcggcggcggccaacctggccccggcgccgcccccgccggCCCTGCAGCAGATCCACATCCAGCAGCCCACCGTGTCGGTGGCGTCGGGCACGTCCATCACCACGGTGCAGCACGCCATCCTCCAGCACcacgccgccaccgccgccgccatggGCATCCACCCGGCGCACCCCCACCACCCGCACCCCGCGCACGCCCAGCTGGCCCAGGTGCACCACATCCCCCAGCACCACCTCACCCCCATCTCGCTGTCGCCGCTGGGCCCGTCGCTGGGCCACTCTCTGGGACACTCCCTGGGCCACGCCGGGCTGATCCCCGCCCACCCCACCGCCTTCCTGTCCGGCCAGCCCATACACATCATCCCCGCCTCCGCGCTGCACCACACGCCGCTCGCCCTCCACCACGTCCCCCACACGGCGCTCTACCCCACCCTCTTCACGCCCCGGCCCtcgcaggcggcggcggcggcggccctccagctccaccccctcctccacccgatCTTCTCAGGGCAGGACCTCCAGCATCCGCCGAACCACGGAtcctga